Proteins from a genomic interval of Fusarium oxysporum Fo47 chromosome I, complete sequence:
- a CDS encoding SURF4 family-domain-containing protein — MSQRFNSGYGLGGPAPYGGSQAADPQQGEGFLEQIRPYTSKIEDALDTISEPIKPYLPAIGRFLIVVTFFEDALRIVTQWSDQLLYLKDYRHIPSGITHLFLLVNIIAMFSCSTLVIIRKHSDYAVAGLMGVVVTQALGYGLIFDLNFFLRNLSVIGGLVMVLSDSWVRKTQVFAGLPQIDEKDRKMYFQLAGRVLLIFLFIGFVFSGEWSLWRVIVSSLGGISCVMVVVGFKAKYSATLLVVILSIFNLLVNNFWTLHEHHPHKDFAKYDFFQILSIVGGLLLLVNSGPGQFSIDEKKKVY; from the exons ATGTCCCAGCGATTCAACTCAGGCTATGGCCTCGGTGGCCCCGCGCCTTACGGCGGCTCCCAGGCTGCTGATCCTCAGCAGGGTGAGGGCTTTCTTGAGCAGATTCGTCCCTATACTAGCAAGATTGAGGATGCGCTCGACACCATTAGCGAGCCTATCAAGCC CTACCTTCCTGCCATTGGCCGTTTCCTAATCGTTGTCACTTTCTTCGAAGATGCCCTTCGCATTGTCACCCAATGGTCCGATCAGCTGCTTTACCTGAAGGACTATCGTCATA TTCCTTCCGGTATCACTCATCTCTTCCTGCTCGTCAACATTATCGCCATGTTCTCTTGCTCTACTCTTGTCATCATCCGAAAGCATTCCGACTATGCCGTCGCCGGCCTTATGGGCGTTGTTGTCACACAGGCTCTAGGCTATGGTCTCATCTTCgatctcaacttcttcctccGAAACCTTTCTGTCATTGGTGGCCTTGTCATGGTCCTGTCGGACTCTTGGGTTCGCAAGACGCAGGTCTTTGCTGGTCTTCCCCAGATCGATGAGAAGGACCGCAAGATGTACTTCCAGCTCGCTGGTCGCGTTCtgctcatcttcctcttcatcggATTTGTCTTCAGCGGAGAGTGGTCTCTCTGGCGTGTCATTGTCTCCTCACTTGGAGGAATTTCCTGCGTCATGGTCGTTGTTGGCTTCAAAGCCAAGTACAGCGCCACTCTTCTTGTTGTCATCCTGAGCATTTTCAACCTCTTGGTCAACAACTTTTGGACA CTCCACGAACACCACCCCCACAAGGACTTTGCCAAGTACGACTTTTTCCAGATTCTATCTATCGTCGGTGgtctccttcttctcgtcaacaGCGGCCCAGGCCAGTTCAGCatcgacgagaagaagaaggtctaCTAA
- a CDS encoding major facilitator superfamily domain-containing protein, with the protein MSALAKIREGLAREDNTAVTHTLAPHEKEIEETPETITETGPGHDKEATAGALPPDDKGNDSDVPSEDVQTGVKEIQAITLTWGKGSLAALLCLIWTLFLISGFRGSFYLVLVPYVTSEWQAHSLMTTIPIVSDAMTAACYIPMAKALDVWGRAEGFLLMSGFATLGLILMAVSQNLATFCAAQVFYSVGWGGMIYAVGVLAADASNLRNRGLAFAFTSSPYMITAFAGSKAAAAFVLDVKNWRWGFGWIAIVLPCVTIPLFLVLKVNLHKAFKKGTVTKTHRSRGFFGSIWWVFNEFDVIGIFLFGGGLVVFLLPFNLAAHAPDGWSTSYIIAMIVVGFCTLVFFGVWEYWLAPVPFLQGRFLLDRSVVAACMIDLTYQISYYTWNYFFTSFLQVVVNLGPAEAGYVNSTFQVVSGVLLFIVGFLIRKTGFYKWTFYFAVPIYIFALGLMIHFRAPNQYVGYIIMCEIFISIGGAVFILVMQLAVLAAVAHQYVAAALATLYVAGGVGGAVGGAISGAIWTNTFIPQLMKNLPESELANAPLIAGNIVNQLAYPINSPARLAIQESYGFAQVRMLAAGVGIASLFFIWVPMLRNINVKKLKQTKGLVL; encoded by the exons atgTCAGCCCTGGCAAAGATCCGTGAGGGCCTCGCTCGCGAGGATAATACTGCCGTCACACATACTCTGGCTCCCCACGAGAAGGAGATCGAAGAGACTCCCGAGACCATCACCGAGACTGGTCCTGGCCACGACAAGGAGGCCACTGCTGGTGCTCTCCCTCCTGATGATAAGGGCAACGATTCTGATGTGCCCAGTGAAGATGTCCAGACTGGAGTCAAGGAGATTCAGGCCATTACCCTCACTTGGGGTAAGGGATCTCTGGCTGCTCTTTTGTGTCT CATCTGGACACTCTTCCTTATAAGTGGATTCCGTGGTTCCTTCTACCTCGTCTTGGTGCCTTACGTTACCAGTGAGTGGCAGGCCCATTCCCTCATGACCACCATCCCCATCGTATCAGACGCCATGACTGCAGCCTGCTACATCCCCATGGCCAAGGCTCTCGACGTCTGGGGACGCGCTGAGGGGTTCTTGCTCATGAGTGGCTTTGCAACTCTTGGTCTTATCCTCATGGCTGTATCTCAGAACCTCGCCACCTTCTGTGCTGCACAAGTCTTCTACTCTGTCGGATGGGGAGGCATGATTTATGCTGTTGGCGTCCTCGCTGCCGATGCATCTAATCTCAGGAACCGAGGTTTAGCTTTTGCCTTTACTTCCTCACCATACATGATTACGGCTTTTGCCGGTTCCAAGGCTGCCGCTGCTTTTGTTCTTGATGTCAAGAACTGGCGGTGGGGTTTCGGCTGGATAGCCATTGTTCTGCCGTGTGTCACTATTCCTCTGTTCCTTGTCTTGAAGGTCAATCTTCACAAGGCTTTCAAGAAGGGTACAGTCACCAAGACTCATAGAAGCCGCGGCTTCTTTGGTAGCATCTGGTGGGTCTTCAACGAGTTTGACG TTATCGGTATCTTCCTCTTCGGCGGCGGTCTCGTCGTCTTTCTCCTCCCCTTCAACCTAGCTGCACACGCGCCTGACGGCTGGTCCACCAGCTACATCATCGCTATGATCGTGGTTGGCTTCTGCACTCTCGtcttctttggtgtctgGGAGTATTGGCTCGCCCCTGTTCCTTTCTTGCAGGGCCGCTTCCTCCTCGATAGGTCTGTCGTTGCCGCTTGCATGATTGATCTTACCTACCAGATCTCTTACTATACTTGGAACTACTTCTTTACTTCATTCTTGCAGGTCGTTGTCAACCTCGGCCCTGCTGAAGCTGGCTACGTCAACTCTACTTTCCAGGTCGTCTCAGgcgttcttctcttcatcgtcggCTTCCTCATCCGAAAGACTGGCTTCTACAAATGGACCTTTTACTTTGCTGTACCCATCTACATCTTTGCGCTTGGTCTCATGATCCACTTCCGCGCTCCTAACCAGTATGTCGGATACATCATCATGTGCGAGATCTTTATCTCCATCGGTGGAGCTGTCTTCATCTTGGTTATGCAGCTTGCTGTCCTTGCTGCCGTTGCCCATCAATATGTCGCTGCTGCGCTCGCTACTTTATATGTCGCTGGAGGAGTTGGTGGTGCGGTTGGAGGAGCTATCTCCGGTGCCATCTGGACGAATACCTTCATCCCTCAGCTTATGAAGAACCTTCCAGAGTCCGAGCTGGCCAATGCACCACTCATTGCTGGAAACATTGTCAATCAGCTGGCCTACCCCATCAACAGCCCTGCACGACTTGCCATTCAGGAGTCCTATGGCTTTGCGCAAGTCAGAATGCTTGCTGCCGGTGTTGGCATCGCGTCCTTATTCTTCATCTGGGTGCCCATGTTGAGGAACAtcaacgtcaagaagctgaagcagaCCAAGGGTCTTGTTCTATAG
- a CDS encoding GNAT domain-containing protein: MSQATLRTSRLELRPLGHEHGDHIYQLDSNPEVMKYIGYGKPLTADESAIVHKLLLETASFGSGLGCWAGFAGDDFVGWWVLAPSQSNDDPPQVNKKRVEFGLRILPKFWGQGFAKEGSRALVKHGLEDLGVEEVFGETMAVNQGSRAIMAKIGLKHVRTFHNKYDNPPPGIEEGEVEYRVTRDEWSSQQACAA, translated from the coding sequence ATGAGCCAAGCAACCCTTCGCACCAGTCGTCTCGAACTACGGCCTCTCGGGCACGAGCACGGAGATCATATTTATCAGCTCGACTCGAATCCGGAAGTCATGAAGTACATCGGATACGGCAAGCCACTCACTGCCGATGAGTCGGCGATTGTGCACAAACTGCTCCTCGAGACAGCATCATTTGGGTCTGGCCTTGGATGCTGGGCTGGATTTGCTGGGGACGATTTTGTGGGCTGGTGGGTGCTCGCGCCCAGTCAAAGCAACGACGATCCGCCTCAGGTGAACAAGAAGCGAGTCGAGTTCGGCCTAAGGATCCTTCCCAAGTTTTGGGGTCAGGGGTTCGCCAAAGAGGGTTCTCGAGCGCTGGTCAAGCATGGTCTCGAGGACCTTGGCGTGGAAGAGGTCTTTGGTGAAACCATGGCCGTGAACCAAGGGTCCCGAGCTATCATGGCAAAAATTGGACTCAAGCATGTTCGAACGTTCCACAACAAGTACGACAATCCTCCTCCGGGAATCGAGGAGGGTGAGGTGGAATATCGAGTCACGAGGGATGAATGGTCATCACAACAAGCATGTGCTGCGTAG
- a CDS encoding P-loop containing nucleoside triphosphate hydrolase protein, which yields MAVTLDQSGTEKPKRSFLSSLKTCFIYLELLFAAGPTWVDYFLIALGTLCAVGAGVPFPLMGVLFGQLIDNFNGATCAAGGSGSGASDAASDPLDYENAINDKVIKTAWIGAIALVLIYGHLTCWNIISQRLAQRLRTRYVSALLRQPPEFFDTRGASGQVSSRLQGDITAVQAGTSEKVGNIITTMSFFVTVFIIAFTKQPRLAGILICMLPAFLLSGILGGRYLGKFVVKQTEASAAASSIASEALSHVAVVQAFGAAPRLEEKFAEHMARSRKYAIAKSSIAAIQTGLLYFIAYSGNALAFWQGSKKIVESVARNDGSTTVGEIYAIVYLLVDACVMLGGMAPTLPFLGAAVGAFQRLKEDIDAPSSIDGTSREGVVLPPSAAKTLTFRDVSFEYASRRGQPVLENVNLDFPAGKYTAIVGLSGSGKSTIASLIARLHDPTKGTVELEGHDLRELNVKSLRSFISFVQQEPSLLDRSILENIALGLVNSPKESHQHLKPLLKGPELAKMAAKGKGALDSAASLGPEFVEIANLIRHATEQADAASFIERLELGYGTTAGPKGSLVSGGQRQRIALARALIRDPEILVLDEATAALDSASEKRIQLAVERAAAEKRTIISIAHRLSTIRNADNIVVMKAGRVVEQGTYDDLMAKEDGEFAHMAKLQTVGNKSDTGSVDGESIGASTLRNDTQPNEKTEVSGAKQSLDSQILGREKEETKKKDEIASDDHELDDVKPFSSVIKGLVWLIRPSLGWFTLAMIAAVFVGATFSGSGIIFGFTVGALNPCANTLDHIRSMGNMFAGLFFMLAGVELIANFLAWLGFGIVAERLLYNLRVLSFRSLLEQGIHWHQSEGRTPTSLLGIITKDSMSVGAFSGSTFGTVFAILINVLIAVIISHIFAWKIALVCLVTLPILLGSGFMQLRMLARYEERHREAFSTATALATEAIQSIRTVAVLSLENEYMEGFARLLKPPREQVVRASVTTNIWLAISYTTGTFINALAYWWGSQLIMKGEYTQKDFLIILVAMLTSAQLWSGMFSLAPEFSRARLALSRVMTVVNMGSSTHAGKPGQDPSKTGRDIEASGGEKSLSPADNHSRGGAKVTFKGVSFAYPSRPDATILDNVSFTLSPNQFCGLVGPSGAGKSTIMNLVQRLYEPTSGSVLIDDNDISKLPASFRDTIALVPQDPALFDGSVRFNVGLGAPPGHEATDDEIKEACRLANIHDVIAALPDGYDTECGPSASRLSGGQRQRLAIARALVRRPRLLLLDESTSALDAASEAALQEGLERASRGTTVLAITHRLHTVQKADIIFIVENGQIIDSGRHSQLMERRESYRLNAMQQMLQ from the exons ATGGCCGTCACACTTGATCAGTCGGGCACAGAGAAGCCGAAAAGAAGCTTTCTCTCG TCTCTCAAAACCTGTTTCATCTACCTCGAACTCTTGTTCGCTGCGGGTCCAACATGGGTCGATTACTTCCTCATCGCGTTGGGTACTCTCTGCGCCGTTGGAGCTGGTGTTCCCTTCCCTCTTATGGGCGTCCTATTCGGCCAGCTCATCGATAACTTCAACGGAGCCACTTGCGCCGCCGGTGGTAGTGGCTCCGGAGCGAGCGATGCAGCATCTGATCCTCTTGACTATGAGAATGCTATCAACGACAAGGTCATAAAGACAGCTTGGATTGGCGCTATTGCACTTGTCCTGATCTATGGCCATCTGACCTGTTGGAACATCATCAGCCAGCGTCTTGCTCAGCGGTTACGGACTCGCTATGTATCCGCACTTCTGCGCCAGCCTCCAGAATTCTTCGACACTCGTGGAGCATCTGGGCAAGTCTCAAGCCGACTCCAAGGCGATATCACAGCTGTACAGGCCGGTACATCAGAGAAGGttggcaacatcatcacaaccATGAGCTTCTTCGTCACTGTCTTTATTATTGCCTTCACAAAACAGCCAAGACTCGCCGGTATCCTCATTTGTATGCTCCCtgcctttcttctttccGGAATACTAGGAGGAAGATACCTGGGCAAGTTTGTGGTCAAACAAACGGAAGCATCCGCTGCAGCCTCGTCCATTGCTTCCGAGGCTCTGTCGCACGTTGCAGTCGTTCAAGCTTTCGGTGCCGCTCCCCGTCTTGAAGAGAAGTTTGCAGAGCACATGGCCCGCTCTCGCAAGTACGCTATAGCTAAATCTTCCATTGCCGCTATCCAGACCGGTTTGCTGTACTTCATCGCTTACTCCGGCAATGCCCTAGCTTTCTGGCAAGGCAGTAAAAAGATCGTTGAATCTGTGGCACGCAACGACGGGAGCACGACTGTTGGTGAGATTTATGCCATTGTCTATCTTCTCGTAGACGCTTGCGTCATGCTGGGCGGAATGGCGCCTACTCTTCCATTTTTGGGAGCAGCCGTGGGTGCATTCCAGCGGCTCAAGGAAGATATTGATGCTCCTTCATCCATCGACGGCACTTCACGAGAGGGGGTTGTACTTCCTCCAAGTGCGGCAAAGACCCTGACGTTCCGCGATGTGTCATTCGAGTATGCCTCTCGGCGAGGCCAGCCTGTCCTTGAGAACGTCAACCTTGACTTCCCTGCGGGAAAATATACGGCGATTGTTGGGCTTTCAGGGAGCGGCAAAAGTACTATCGCATCACTGATAGCACGTCTGCATGATCCCACCAAGGGCACGGTCGAACTGGAAGGACACGACTTGCGAGAACTCAACGTCAAGTCTCTCCGAAGTTTTATTAGCTTCGTTCAGCAAGAACCCTCGCTTCTCGACAGGTCCATTCTTGAAAATATCGCACTAGGTCTGGTGAACTCTCCAAAGGAGTCCCACCAACACCTCAAACCATTGCTCAAGGGCCCCGAGCTTGCGAAGATGGCtgccaagggcaagggcgCACTAGATTCAGCTGCATCTCTCGGACCCGAGTTCGTCGAAATTGCCAATTTGATCCGTCACGCCACTGAGCAAGCCGATGCGGCCAGCTTCATTGAACGTCTTGAATTAGGCTATGGTACGACTGCTGGCCCCAAGGGGTCGCTTGTGAGTGGTGGTCAGAGACAACGCATTGCACTTGCTCGGGCTTTGATCCGTGATCCTGAAATCCTTGTCCTGGACGAAGCAACAGCAGCTCTCGATTCTGCCAGTGAGAAGAGAATCCAGCTCGCTGTCGAGagggctgctgctgagaaaAGAACCATCATCTCTATTGCGCATCGTTTATCCACTATACGTAACGCCGACAATATTGTCGTCATGAAGGCTGGCCGAGTCGTTGAGCAAGGAACTTATGATGATCTTATGGCCAAAGAGGATGGCGAATTTGCGCACATGGCAAAACTGCAGACAGTCGGCAATAAGAGTGACACAGGATCTGTGGACGGCGAGTCCATCGGCGCTTCAACTCTCCGAAATGATACGCAGCCGAACGAAAAGACCGAGGTTTCTGGGGCGAAACAGTCACTAGATTCCCAGATACTGGGCcgggagaaggaagagaccAAGAAAAAAGATGAAATAGCATCAGATGATCATGAGCTGGACGATGTGAAACCTTTCAGCTCTGTCATCAAGGGTCTTGTCTGGTTGATTCGACCATCTCTGGGCTGGTTCACCCTCGCCATGATCGCTGCTGTCTTCGTTGGGGCTACCTTTTCTGGTTCCGGTATCATATTTGGCTTCACTGTTGGAGCGCTCAACCCTTGCGCAAATACCCTTGACCACATAAGATCCATGGGCAACATGTTCGCAGGCTTGTTCTTCATGCTCGCAGGCGTGGAGCTTATAGCTAACTTTCTTGCTTGGCTGGGCTTCGGCATTGTCGCTGAAAGGCTTCTCTACAACCTGCGGGTTCTGTCGTTCCGATCCTTGCTGGAGCAGGGCATCCACTGGCATCAGTCTGAAGGACGAACGCCGaccagccttcttggcatcatTACCAAAGATAGCATGTCTGTAGGTGCCTTCAGTGGTTCAACTTTCGGTACCGTGTTTGCTATCCTCATCAATGTTCTCATCGCGGTCATTATCTCCCATATCTTTGCTTGGAAGATTGCCTTGGTGTGTCTTGTGACGCTTCCCATATTGCTTGGCTCAGGCTTCATGCAGCTGCGCATGCTGGCGCGTTATGAAGAGCGACACCGCGAGGCCTTCTCTACTGCCACCGCACTTGCAACTGAGGCTATCCAGTCCATCCGTACAGTGGCAGTCCTGTCCCTTGAGAATGAGTACATGGAAGGTTTCGCCCGATTATTGAAGCCTCCAAGGGAGCAGGTTGTGCGCGCCTCAGTCACAACTAACATCTGGCTGGCCATTTCATACACAACCGGTACCTTTATCAACGCTCTCGCGTATTGGTGGGGCTCACAGCTCATCATGAAGGGAGAGTATACTCAGAAGGACTTCCTTATTATATTGGTCGCCATGTTGACGAGTGCCCAGCTTTGGAGCGGCATGTTCTCACTTGCTCCGGAATTCTCTCGTGCTCGCCTGGCCCTGTCCCGCGTCATGACGGTGGTCAACATGGGAAGTAGCACACACGCAGGAAAACCTGGACAGGATCCTTCTAAGACTGGGAGGGATATTGAAGCATCCGGTGGAGAAAAGTCTCTCAGCCCAGCGGATAACCATAGTCGTGGAGGTGCAAAGGTGACGTTCAAGGGCGTTTCCTTTGCTTATCCTAGCCGACCTGATGCCACTATACTCGACAATGTCTCCTTCACGCTCTCGCCTAACCAGTTTTGTGGTCTTGTTGGTCCTTCAGGAGCGGGCAAATCGACCATCATGAACCTGGTTCAGCGTCTATACGAGCCCACATCTGGCAGCGTGCTCATCGATGATAATGACATCAGCAAGCTTCCAGCGTCATTTCGAGATACAATTGCTCTAGTCCCTCAAGATCCTGCCCTCTTTGATGGTAGTGTACGTTTCAATGTTGGCTTGGGAGCACCTCCCGGTCATGAAGCCACAGATGATGAAATTAAGGAAGCTTGCCGTTTAGCGAATATACATGATGTTATTGCGGCCCTTCCTGATGGCTACGATACTGAATGCGGCCCCTCGGCTTCTCGTCTATCAGGCGGTCAAAGACAGCGCCTCGCAATCGCCCGTGCTCTTGTTCGTCGTCCCCGGCTACTGCTCCTAGATGAGAGTACCAGCGCGCTTGACGCCGCCAGCGAAGCAGCTCTTCAAGAGGGTCTCGAGAGAGCATCAAGGGGCACGACGGTATTGGCTATCACTCATCGACTGCATACTGTGCAGAAAGCCGACATCATTTTCATCGTTGAAAATGGACAAATTATTGACAGTGGGCGGCATTCTCAACTAATGGAGCGGAGGGAAAGCTACAGACTGAATGCCATGCAGCAGATGTTGCAATGA
- a CDS encoding prion-inhibition and propagation-domain-containing protein, with protein MAEAVGTALAVVGVLGQLFDGCVRAYSLFTAAANLDTDSQRLLCKVRIEEMRLVVWGRDWGVAEGRLEAHLESTRNPQLRSLALQILEELHSAVTDFKKLKNRYGLVDEGRASLEVTGSKPRKSPSPSRKRSKDDESRDLNGASRVTSERNWGKEMGLRARWVIADKDKFINLLRDLRDFNDGLERLFPTSHLPSFQRAWTNQLLESAQRDVTQLTLLEIASDGVYPKLTTSANLKKLRINLDAKPQASFKPTFALKVPRAALDLSGDGGDGGRSTGRHESAGDVVIEWVDYDRDDVDERVAHVRRLDDLARMMHSASDCHPDLHSIDCVGYVDDTSRCRYGLVYKAPSPSFSTLHELIASSDLKTPNLDDRVRLAHTLAVALWSLHSLDWLHKSLCSSNILFFPSAFSASAHSSTAAGALVPDIQCPYLTGFDASRPDLDTALSVAPRNPSILTLHRHPASLRGFPHCKPMDIYSLGLVLLEIGLWKVLQTYHKPHYSTGRWRDKVLRAALVPGLGSKVGSRYRDVVDKCLAVSEEMTSAEAGKVIEDVVTALEAIRT; from the exons ATGGCTGAAGCCGTGGGAACTGCCCTCGCGGTAGTAGGCGTTCTCGGCCAACTCTTCGACGGCTGCGTTAGAGCCTACAGCCTCTTCACCGCAGCAGCTAACCTTGACACAGATAGCCAGAGACTTCTATGTAAAGTACGCATTGAGGAGATGCGCCTGGTCGTCTGGGGCCGGGATTGGGGCGTTGCGGAGGGAAGACTTGAAGCTCATCTTGAGAGCACAAGGAATCCCCAGCTGAGGAGTTTGGCACTTCAAATCCTCGAGGAGTTGCATAGCGCAGTCACAGACTTCAAGAAACTGAAGAACAGATACGGGCTAGTTGATGAGGGGAGAGCCAGCTTGGAAGTCACTGGATCGAAGCCAAGGAAGTCGCCTTCGCCTTCAAGAAAGAGGTcaaaagatgatgagagtcGCGACTTGAATGGTGCTTCAAGGGTAACAAGTGAAAGGAATTGGGGGAAGGAGATGGGTTTAAGAGCAAGATGGGTTATAGCAG ATAAAGACAAGTTCATAAACCTGCTAAGGGACTTGCGAG ACTTCAACGATGGCCTCGAACGCCTTTTTCCAACCTCCCATCTCCCATCGTTTCAACGGGCTTGGACAAATCAGCTCCTCGAGTCTGCACAGCGTGACGTTACTCAACTTACTCTCCTTGAAATAGCCTCAGACGGTGTCTACCCCAAGCTCACCACTTCGGccaacctcaagaagctccgAATCAACCTAGACGCCAAGCCCCAGGCCTCATTCAAACCGACGTTCGCTCTCAAGGTTCCCCGTGCTGCGCTTGATCTCAGTGgggatggtggtgatggcggGAGAAGTACAGGGCGGCATGAGAGCGCGGGTGATGTTGTGATTGAGTGGGTTGACTATGATCGCGATGATGTAGATGAGCGTGTAGCTCATGTGCGTCGTCTTGACGATCTTGCTCGCATGATGCACTCCGCTTCCGATTGCCATCCTGACCTTCATAGCATCGACTGCGTAGGCTACGTTGACGATACTTCACGGTGCAGATACGGGCTCGTATACAAAGCGCCCTCGCCGTCTTTCTCGACGCTCCATGAACTCATCGCCAGCTCGGACCTCAAGACTCCTAACCTCGATGATCGAGTCCGTTTGGCACATACGCTCGCCGTCGCCTTATGGTCTCTGCACTCACTTGACTGGCTTCATAAAAGCCTTTGCAGCTCAaacattctcttcttcccttcagccttctcagcatcgGCTCACTCGTCCACTGCTGCTGGGGCACTTGTGCCAGATATACAGTGCCCTTATCTGACGGGTTTCGATGCTTCAAGACCAGACCTTGATACCGCGCTCTCTGTCGCGCCCCGTAATCCTTCTATCCTTACGCTACACCGACACCCAGCTTCCTTGCGAGGCTTTCCTCACTGCAAGCCCATGGATATCTATAGTCTGGGTTTGGTGCTACTCGAAATAGGTCTCTGGAAGGTTCTCCAAACATACCATAAACCACACTACTCCACGGGTCGATGGCGCGACAAGGTCCTGCGTGCGGCTCTCGTTCCCGGTCTGGGTAGCAAGGTCGGTAGTCGATATCGCGATGTTGTGGACAAGTGTTTGGCTGTGAGTGAAGAGATGACAAGTGCTGAGGCTGGCAAGGTAATAGAAGATGTTGTCACTGCTCTCGAAGCCATCCGGACCTGA
- a CDS encoding protein-tyrosine phosphatase-like protein, with translation MAPSTRQSQNMAQIVEYIPDRLYLASYIQPPTPDTPFPYPEEPQPASPKKRSQRAAAGATPLAAKSNRPQPCYFTVDDTLLYNAFHHDFGPLHIGHLYRFAIQFHDILGAKQNKDRPIVFWSAADPRSRANAACMLACYMVLIQNWPPHLALAPIAQVDPPLMPFRDAGYSQADYGISVQDVVYGVWKAKEEKCCDLDNFDLDEYERFERVEHGDFNWITPHFLAFASPQHAPVQKITEGSDLYPLLPRTLAAVDAHPKLPKPFKNVLKHFSEKNIGLVVRLNSQLYSPSYFEALGIQHLDMIFDDGTCPSLSTVRKFIRLAHETITVRKQGIAVHCKAGLGRTGCLIGAYLIYRHGFTANEVISFMRFMRPGMVVGPQQHWLHLNQGTFREWWVEERIERRLRREMAAANPIPSTPIRAMQKTTLRNGQASTPPNRSPSNRTPLSEVDHDRNNIGVQEDYLPAPTPGQPRKTARDRHHPYQRSTSNGLAVEEQRTIEQEAEYIATHSQAHGGESDEELHLRMRRHRKATSQSPARSEKTRSVSQTTAIYTIDNDASHDAENIGSVRTKHVERVASTPGVLTKVRGSKRQGESPLRAKESAGIRKTSGRVGSANHGASVTAASTARKVSGA, from the exons ATGGCTCCTTCTACCAGGCAATCGCAAAACATGGCGCAGATAGTCGAGTACATACCAG ACCGGCTTTACCTTGCCTCCTACATCCAGCCTCCCACACCAGACACCCCGTTCCCTTACCCCGAGGAGCCCCAGCCAGCTTCTCCCAAGAAGCGAAGCCAACGAGCTGCTGCGGGTGCGACCCCGCTCGCCGCCAAGTCGAACCGACCGCAGCCATGCTATTTTACCGTCGACGATACTCTTCTGTACAACGCTTTCCACCATGATTTTGGCCCTCTGCACATCGGCCACCTCTACCGATTCGCCATCCAATTCCATGATATCCTAGGCGCAAAGCAAAACAAGGACCGCCCTATTGTTTTCTGGAGCGCTGCTGACCCTAGAA GTCGCGCGAACGCCGCTTGTATGCTCGCATGCTACATGGTCCTCATACAGAACTGGCCTCCCCATCTGGCCCTTGCCCCGATTGCGCAGGTCGATCCTCCTCTGATGCCATTCCGAGACGCGGGTTACAGTCAAGCCGATTATGGCATTAGCGTTCAAGATGTTGTCTATGGTGTGTGGAAGGCCAAGGAAGAAAAGTGCTGCGATCTAGACAACTTCGATCTAGACGAATACGAGCGTTTCGAGAGAGTCGAACATGGTGATTTCAACTGGATCACTCCCCATTTCCTGGCATTTGCTTCTCCCCAGCACGCGCCGGTCCAGAAAATCACAGAGGGATCCGATCTGTACCCATTGCTTCCACGGACGCTAGCCGCCGTGGATGCCCATCCCAAGTTGCCAAAGCCCTTCAAGAATGTGCTGAAGCACTTTTCCGAGAAGAACATTGGCCTGGTGGTCCGACTTAACTCTCAACTCTACTCCCCCTCGTACTTTGAGGCGCTGGGTATTCAGCACCTGGACATGATCTTTGACGACGGCACATGCCCCTCGCTCTCGACTGTCCGCAAGTTCATCAGACTCGCTCACGAGACCATCACTGTCCGTAAGCAGGGAATTGCTGTTCATTGCAAGGCTGGCCTCGGCCGCACAGGTTGTTTGATTGGTGCCTATCTCATTTACCGACACGGTTTCACCGCCAATGAAGTTATCTCATTCATGCGCTTCATGCGACCTGGCATGGTTGTTGGCCCTCAACAGCACTGGCTCCATTTGAACCAGGGCACATTCCGCGAATGGTGGGTTGAAGAGAGAATTGAGCGCAGACTCAGGAGGGAGATGGCTGCTGCCAACCCTATTCCCAGCACCCCCATTCGTGCCATGCAAAAGACAACACTTCGAAACGGCCAGGCTTCGACACCCCCCAACCGAAGCCCCTCAAACCGTACTCCGCTGAGTGAAGTCGACCACGACCGCAATAATATTGGGGTCCAGGAAGACTATTTACCAGCTCCTACCCCGGGCCAACCGCGAAAGACTGCCAGGGATCGTCATCACCCTTACCAGCGCTCAACTTCCAACGGGCTCGCTGTTGAAGAGCAGCGCACTATTGAGCAAGAAGCTGAGTACATTGCGACGCACAGCCAGGCTCACGGCGGAGAGTCTGACGAGGAGTTGCATTTGCGCATGCGCCGTCATCGTAAGGCGACCTCCCAATCACCTGCTCGCAGTGAAAAGACACGCTCGGTTAGCCAGACGACAGCTATCTACACGATTGACAACGATGCATCACACGACGCTGAGAACATTGGCTCTGTGCGGACCAAGCACGTCGAACGAGTTGCTAGTACCCCTGGCGTTCTGACAAAGGTTCGCGGCAGCAAGCGCCAGGGAGAGTCTCCCCTTCGGGCAAAGGAGTCTGCTGGCATTCGAAAGACCAGCGGCAGAGTAGGCAGCGCCAATCATGGAGCGTCAGTGACGGCAGCTTCGACGGCCCGTAAAGTTTCTGGAGCTTAG